The following proteins are encoded in a genomic region of Desulfovibrio sp. JC010:
- a CDS encoding EF-hand domain-containing protein, translating into MSVSGIGGSSVSGLFSEQMQQMNQRKRPEDFDSTEDFVDSILGDQDSDGDGLLSSSESNFKEDHFNKIDSDGDGYLSQEELVADVEKMQQMRAAMGNMSVSMGGGTGRNLIDSLMEELDSDSDGTISQEESGLKDELFSILDSDGDGSLSSSELEDNMKAMGPPPEGMGNMAASGSSAQSSSGSEESEEEYDEYDFNQDGVVTLDELQKAFASGDTSLEDIVGRRGDMNQQQSGEEGQSGQSILQRMAMRAYQDQSASSSAASLLGSSV; encoded by the coding sequence ATGAGTGTTTCGGGTATTGGCGGTTCGTCAGTCAGCGGTCTGTTTTCAGAACAGATGCAGCAGATGAATCAGAGGAAACGTCCTGAGGACTTTGATTCAACAGAGGATTTTGTTGATTCCATACTCGGTGATCAGGACAGCGACGGTGACGGGCTGCTGAGTTCGTCAGAGTCAAATTTTAAAGAAGACCATTTTAATAAAATCGATTCCGATGGTGACGGCTATCTTTCACAGGAAGAACTTGTTGCCGATGTGGAAAAGATGCAGCAGATGCGGGCTGCCATGGGCAACATGTCTGTTTCCATGGGCGGCGGCACAGGCCGGAATCTTATTGATTCCCTTATGGAAGAGCTGGACAGCGATAGTGACGGTACCATCAGTCAGGAAGAGTCCGGTCTTAAAGACGAGCTATTCAGCATTCTTGATTCCGATGGCGACGGCAGCCTTTCCAGTTCCGAGTTAGAAGACAATATGAAGGCTATGGGACCGCCGCCTGAAGGTATGGGCAATATGGCGGCCTCCGGCAGCTCAGCGCAAAGTTCTTCCGGCAGCGAAGAATCTGAAGAAGAGTACGATGAGTACGATTTCAATCAGGACGGCGTGGTAACCCTTGATGAGTTGCAGAAGGCATTTGCCAGCGGCGACACCTCCCTCGAAGACATAGTCGGTCGCAGGGGCGATATGAATCAGCAGCAGTCCGGTGAAGAAGGCCAGTCCGGCCAGTCCATACTGCAGCGCATGGCCATGCGCGCCTATCAGGATCAGTCTGCAAGCAGTTCGGCTGCAAGCCTGCTCGGATCCAGTGTGTAA
- a CDS encoding DsbA family protein has translation MGKGIVEKLQQEFTGELIIEDEWLPYEIHPDTPAEGVRLDEYFPGMNTALFFAEINQRAKRYGLFFGPQEVMSNSRLALMGGEFAKEHGCYHEYHEAVFKSFFSDCKNIGHMDVLLEAARQCGLDEQAFREALEQSVYLDKLKDTTRQARDKWVNAAPTFVIEGHGNVTGAASMDSFREIFSKLRDA, from the coding sequence ATCGGCAAAGGTATTGTCGAAAAGTTGCAGCAGGAATTCACGGGCGAATTAATCATTGAAGATGAATGGCTGCCCTATGAAATCCATCCGGATACCCCGGCAGAGGGTGTGCGGCTGGATGAATACTTTCCCGGCATGAACACGGCGTTGTTTTTCGCGGAGATCAACCAGCGCGCGAAACGTTACGGTCTTTTTTTCGGTCCGCAGGAAGTGATGAGCAATTCCCGGCTTGCGCTCATGGGCGGTGAGTTCGCCAAAGAACATGGTTGCTACCATGAATATCACGAAGCGGTATTCAAATCGTTTTTCTCCGACTGCAAAAATATCGGCCATATGGATGTGCTGCTGGAAGCAGCCCGCCAATGCGGGCTTGATGAACAGGCTTTCAGGGAAGCCCTTGAGCAGTCTGTTTATCTGGATAAATTGAAAGATACCACCCGGCAGGCCCGCGATAAATGGGTTAATGCCGCACCGACTTTTGTAATCGAAGGACACGGTAATGTCACCGGAGCCGCATCCATGGACAGTTTCCGGGAGATTTTCAGTAAACTGCGGGACGCATAA
- a CDS encoding response regulator yields the protein MMDATILFVDDEVGFVDAMSKRLARRNMTIHTAYDGDQAMKSLGEHPGIEVVILDMKMPGKDGLEVLRDIKRDHPIVEVIMLTGHATVESAIEGMQNGAFDYLMKPCNIDDLTEKIRMAVKLYHDHEDEEVQARIDDITHRMA from the coding sequence ATGATGGACGCAACTATTCTGTTCGTTGATGACGAGGTTGGATTTGTAGACGCAATGTCCAAGAGGCTTGCCAGAAGAAATATGACTATCCACACGGCTTATGACGGCGATCAGGCGATGAAGAGCCTTGGGGAGCATCCCGGTATTGAAGTTGTCATTCTTGATATGAAAATGCCGGGCAAGGACGGGCTTGAGGTGCTGCGCGACATCAAGCGGGATCATCCCATCGTGGAAGTGATCATGCTGACCGGGCACGCCACAGTGGAATCAGCCATCGAGGGTATGCAGAACGGTGCTTTCGACTACCTGATGAAGCCCTGCAACATTGATGATCTTACTGAAAAGATCAGGATGGCAGTGAAGCTTTATCATGACCATGAAGATGAAGAGGTTCAGGCCCGCATCGATGATATCACTCATCGCATGGCCTGA
- a CDS encoding TIGR03905 family TSCPD domain-containing protein — translation MENITLQPTMLNPLGGAEAPDDSQVFTPKGVCAKMIRFKVEDNKITYLNFTGGCDGNLKAISALVKGMELEKIILTLEGITCGKKSTSCADQLCQALHEYMES, via the coding sequence ATGGAAAACATCACCCTGCAACCGACCATGCTCAACCCTCTGGGCGGAGCCGAAGCTCCTGACGACAGCCAGGTTTTCACTCCCAAAGGAGTCTGTGCGAAAATGATCCGCTTTAAGGTGGAAGACAACAAAATCACCTACCTGAACTTCACCGGAGGCTGTGACGGCAACCTAAAAGCCATCTCCGCACTTGTGAAGGGTATGGAACTTGAAAAAATTATCCTCACCCTTGAAGGAATCACCTGCGGTAAGAAATCCACATCCTGTGCGGACCAGCTCTGTCAGGCCCTGCACGAGTACATGGAAAGCTGA
- a CDS encoding metal-dependent phosphohydrolase, with the protein MERREFLKMGIVAGAAVAAASMPAMAEASYTEFTIEDCMNLTPQQMAENSGAVMESWKYIQRQAGSIKNPKLREAVQGIIENPAPKLMSVVTGRKKAVYKELEKNGWLKGVSYEAFLPENGSVKKANQPFYTAPGSGYSSHHSYPGGLATHTALNVEMSLALYDNYDKIYGFNLDRDVVVAAQILHDLHKPWVFQWQKDGSSRNENKLAGTGEHHVLGVAESIVRGLSADVCVAQACAHNHPGFSKDEAGPVRWLKAAAIIADVDPVKYGLLAADGKTLPLQRSMEAFVTHLGDHDWVLTVPAAKWLIPAMEEIAMQDYGMSKSDLKSAKFYAFRNTVFSQATIMTLYHLMQHDGKEALRKQVQAIVKA; encoded by the coding sequence ATGGAAAGACGCGAATTTTTGAAAATGGGTATTGTTGCCGGGGCCGCTGTGGCAGCCGCTTCCATGCCTGCTATGGCCGAGGCATCCTACACTGAGTTCACTATCGAAGACTGCATGAATCTCACTCCGCAGCAGATGGCGGAAAATTCCGGCGCTGTCATGGAGTCATGGAAATATATCCAGCGTCAGGCCGGAAGCATCAAGAATCCCAAGCTGCGTGAAGCCGTGCAGGGGATTATTGAAAATCCCGCGCCCAAGCTCATGTCTGTTGTGACCGGGCGTAAGAAAGCAGTATACAAAGAACTTGAAAAGAACGGCTGGCTCAAGGGTGTTTCCTACGAAGCCTTCCTTCCTGAAAACGGTTCCGTTAAAAAAGCCAACCAGCCTTTCTACACCGCACCCGGCAGCGGTTACTCCAGCCACCACAGTTATCCCGGTGGTTTGGCCACTCACACAGCCCTGAACGTTGAAATGTCTCTGGCCCTTTACGACAACTATGACAAAATTTACGGTTTCAATCTTGACCGCGATGTTGTTGTTGCCGCCCAGATCCTGCACGACCTGCACAAACCGTGGGTTTTTCAGTGGCAGAAAGACGGCTCCAGCCGCAATGAGAACAAGCTTGCCGGAACCGGTGAACATCACGTCCTCGGTGTAGCCGAGTCCATCGTTCGCGGTCTTTCCGCTGATGTTTGTGTGGCACAGGCCTGCGCCCACAACCATCCCGGTTTTTCCAAGGATGAGGCTGGTCCGGTGCGCTGGCTTAAAGCTGCGGCCATCATCGCTGATGTTGATCCGGTTAAATACGGACTGCTTGCTGCTGACGGCAAGACCCTGCCTCTGCAGCGCAGCATGGAAGCTTTTGTCACCCACCTCGGCGACCACGACTGGGTACTGACCGTTCCCGCTGCCAAGTGGCTCATCCCGGCCATGGAAGAAATTGCCATGCAGGATTACGGTATGAGCAAGTCCGACCTCAAGTCTGCTAAGTTCTATGCCTTCCGCAATACTGTTTTCAGTCAGGCCACCATTATGACCCTTTACCACCTCATGCAGCACGATGGTAAAGAGGCCCTGCGCAAGCAGGTTCAGGCTATTGTGAAAGCCTAA
- a CDS encoding sulfite exporter TauE/SafE family protein translates to MGFFNQWGKFMMAGAGYMARWEIDNAKAIMGSSRLRMLLGLMLIPVILGGIAFADDIAPILPDLLGGKKSYSPAFYSFGIFMVSIAIGMGAGLITGCIGAGGGFIIAPALMSAGIKGILAVGTDLFHIFAKAIMGSVIHRKMGNVSVPLAVVFLIGAILGATAGGIINRVLYEINPVLSDAFITTVYSLMLGFLGSYAMIDYLKARKSDTGGCAHGGSEGADLGALSKSLQGINFPPMVKFDQDLVPGGRQISWVFLVISGALVGLAAGIMGVGGGFLTFPIFVYVLGVSSMTTVGTDIFQIVFTAGFASISQYAIYGFIFYTLAMGMLLGSLLGIQIGALVTKVVPGITIRGFYAMAVLAGFVNRIFALPGKLGEMGYIPISPAMGSLLDTIGIWAFFVVIGGFSVWVIGTFLMNIRNLKVEEAR, encoded by the coding sequence ATGGGTTTTTTCAATCAATGGGGTAAGTTTATGATGGCCGGGGCCGGATATATGGCCCGCTGGGAAATAGACAACGCCAAGGCAATCATGGGCAGCAGCAGGCTGCGTATGCTTCTGGGGTTGATGCTTATTCCCGTAATTCTGGGCGGTATCGCGTTCGCCGACGATATCGCGCCTATTCTGCCTGATCTGCTGGGCGGCAAAAAGTCCTACAGCCCGGCTTTCTACAGCTTTGGTATTTTTATGGTTTCCATCGCCATCGGTATGGGAGCCGGACTGATTACCGGCTGTATCGGCGCGGGTGGTGGTTTTATCATTGCTCCCGCTCTCATGAGTGCCGGGATCAAGGGTATTCTGGCCGTAGGTACCGATCTCTTCCACATTTTCGCCAAGGCGATCATGGGTAGCGTAATCCACCGTAAGATGGGTAACGTTTCCGTGCCGCTGGCGGTGGTTTTCCTGATCGGGGCCATTCTCGGTGCCACGGCGGGCGGGATAATCAACCGTGTTCTTTATGAGATCAACCCGGTTCTCTCGGATGCATTCATCACTACCGTGTATTCACTCATGCTCGGCTTTCTCGGAAGCTACGCCATGATTGACTACCTGAAAGCACGCAAGTCCGACACCGGCGGCTGTGCCCACGGTGGCAGTGAAGGTGCCGATCTCGGCGCACTCTCAAAGTCCCTGCAGGGAATCAACTTTCCGCCCATGGTCAAGTTTGATCAGGACCTCGTGCCCGGCGGACGCCAGATTTCCTGGGTATTCCTTGTTATCTCCGGCGCGCTGGTAGGTCTTGCTGCAGGTATCATGGGTGTGGGCGGCGGATTCCTGACCTTCCCCATCTTTGTCTACGTGCTCGGTGTTTCTTCCATGACCACCGTCGGTACCGACATCTTCCAGATCGTCTTTACCGCCGGATTCGCTTCCATCAGCCAGTACGCCATTTACGGTTTTATCTTCTACACTCTGGCCATGGGCATGCTGCTCGGTTCCCTGCTGGGTATCCAGATCGGCGCGCTGGTGACCAAGGTTGTCCCCGGAATCACCATTCGCGGCTTCTACGCCATGGCGGTGCTGGCCGGATTTGTAAACCGTATCTTCGCCCTGCCCGGCAAGCTCGGTGAAATGGGGTACATACCCATCTCCCCGGCCATGGGCAGCCTGCTGGACACAATCGGTATCTGGGCGTTCTTTGTGGTCATCGGCGGGTTCTCCGTCTGGGTAATCGGAACCTTCCTTATGAATATCAGGAACCTCAAGGTTGAGGAGGCACGTTAA
- a CDS encoding ATP-binding protein: MNLQEYYDTIMQLSHGIVVTLDLNGEIIHGNTRLEKLTGYSMKELAGKDWFETFVTRDEREDARREVFNKAKENRISKISGDIRTRGGSKIYIDWNIKQLTDSRSEVVSILCVGQDVTTHMQRQKGLLHERFTLIERNKELNCLFEISKLGGDLDLNLNETMDRIVQMMPSGFQRPEKTHIRLRIGNLSWETPGYRKTDNFLVEAVDAHRDIRGTITVAVEGPENGSRPVFIDDEKDLLMTAAQQIAIVVAKKEIKSAAKELEQQLRQADRLAKIGQFSAGVAHEINEPLSNILGYAQLALQTPELPEQVRMDLGMIVDSSLHAREIIKKLMFFSRQLPPQFIPTDLNETIAEALRITETAAKRNNIEVLCDFAADLPEVPADPQHIKQVIVNLAANAIQAMGYGGTLSIKTLSDENDAYIIVEDNGPGIPEAELKQIFNPFYTTKDVDKGTGLGLSVVLGIVKAHKGFIQVHSEPGEGTCFEIVLPYQQNNETDE, from the coding sequence ATGAATCTTCAGGAATATTACGACACCATAATGCAGCTGAGCCACGGGATAGTGGTTACCTTGGATTTGAACGGGGAAATCATCCACGGCAATACCCGGTTGGAGAAACTGACCGGATACTCCATGAAAGAACTGGCCGGTAAGGACTGGTTTGAGACGTTTGTTACACGGGATGAACGGGAAGATGCCCGCAGGGAAGTTTTCAATAAAGCAAAAGAAAACAGGATTTCTAAAATTTCCGGGGATATCCGCACTCGTGGCGGAAGCAAGATCTATATCGACTGGAATATCAAGCAGCTTACGGATTCCAGATCCGAAGTGGTCAGTATCTTATGCGTCGGGCAGGATGTCACCACCCATATGCAGCGTCAGAAAGGGCTGCTCCACGAGCGTTTCACCCTCATTGAACGCAACAAGGAACTGAACTGTCTTTTTGAGATTTCCAAGCTGGGCGGTGATCTTGACCTGAACCTGAATGAAACTATGGACCGTATTGTCCAGATGATGCCTTCCGGGTTTCAGAGGCCGGAAAAGACCCACATTCGGCTGCGTATCGGAAACCTCAGCTGGGAGACTCCCGGATACCGTAAAACGGATAATTTTCTGGTGGAGGCCGTGGATGCCCACCGGGATATTCGCGGGACCATTACTGTGGCTGTAGAAGGCCCGGAAAACGGCAGCAGGCCGGTATTTATCGATGATGAAAAAGACCTGCTTATGACTGCGGCCCAGCAGATAGCCATTGTTGTGGCTAAAAAAGAGATTAAATCCGCAGCAAAGGAATTGGAACAGCAGTTGCGGCAGGCAGACCGTCTGGCCAAGATCGGACAGTTTTCCGCCGGGGTGGCCCATGAAATAAATGAGCCGCTCTCCAATATCCTCGGTTATGCCCAGTTGGCCCTGCAGACCCCGGAACTGCCGGAACAGGTGCGTATGGATCTGGGAATGATTGTGGATTCATCGCTGCACGCGCGGGAGATCATCAAGAAGCTGATGTTTTTCAGCAGGCAGCTGCCCCCGCAGTTTATTCCCACTGATCTCAACGAAACAATTGCCGAGGCCCTGCGGATCACCGAAACTGCGGCCAAGCGCAATAACATTGAAGTTCTGTGTGATTTTGCTGCTGATCTGCCTGAGGTTCCAGCCGATCCGCAGCATATCAAGCAGGTGATTGTAAATCTCGCGGCTAACGCCATTCAGGCCATGGGTTATGGCGGGACCCTGAGCATCAAAACCCTGAGTGATGAGAATGATGCCTATATAATAGTAGAAGATAACGGTCCGGGAATTCCCGAAGCTGAATTGAAGCAGATTTTTAATCCCTTTTATACTACCAAGGATGTGGACAAGGGGACCGGACTGGGTCTTTCAGTTGTTCTGGGCATCGTAAAGGCGCATAAGGGATTTATACAGGTACACAGCGAACCGGGTGAAGGAACCTGCTTTGAAATAGTGCTTCCTTACCAGCAGAATAATGAAACGGATGAATGA
- a CDS encoding sigma-54 dependent transcriptional regulator, which translates to MTGKIRILAVDDSKSTLEVLKRNLESSGYEVLTALRVDEALPLLEEYDIDVVITDYKMPQATGLELIRHVRENHRDVEIMMITGYPSISGAVEAIKDGAGEYLPKPFTAEELLSAMERIMERVNIRKAAEPAEAPDENYGIYGKSPLMQLVFRRIGKAAATSANVLISGDSGTGKELVARAVHYHSDRRAAPFVPVNCAAIPDSLLESELFGHVKGAFTGAKEGRAGFFEIANGGTIFLDEIGDASPNMQAKLLRVLQSKEFCKVGSSVVNTVDTRVLAATHKNLKRLVDEGSFREDLYYRLNVVDIPVPSLAERGDDILIMISSFLDRFSKAMQRPTLRMTDEALQSLRNYSWPGNVRELENLIQRLVVIVDHDPIEVTDLPGSMRFSLPVEGRVDRSLADVEREHIKNVLAMTNNNKTRAAEILGINRKTLREKLKRMEEEG; encoded by the coding sequence ATGACTGGAAAAATTAGGATATTGGCTGTTGATGACAGCAAAAGCACCCTTGAAGTGCTCAAAAGAAACCTTGAATCCAGCGGGTACGAGGTGCTGACCGCCTTGCGGGTGGATGAAGCCCTGCCGTTGCTGGAAGAATATGATATTGATGTGGTCATCACTGATTACAAGATGCCGCAGGCCACGGGGTTGGAATTGATCCGCCACGTGCGCGAGAACCACCGTGACGTGGAGATTATGATGATCACCGGATATCCGTCCATTTCCGGGGCGGTGGAAGCCATCAAGGACGGGGCCGGAGAGTATCTGCCCAAGCCGTTCACAGCAGAAGAACTGCTTTCGGCCATGGAGCGGATCATGGAGCGGGTCAACATCCGTAAGGCCGCCGAACCTGCGGAAGCTCCCGATGAAAATTATGGCATCTACGGTAAATCTCCGTTGATGCAGCTTGTTTTCAGGAGAATCGGCAAGGCAGCGGCTACCAGTGCCAACGTGCTTATTTCCGGTGATTCCGGGACAGGTAAGGAACTGGTGGCAAGGGCTGTGCATTATCACAGCGACCGCAGGGCAGCTCCCTTTGTGCCTGTAAACTGTGCGGCCATCCCGGATTCGCTGCTGGAAAGCGAACTTTTCGGTCACGTGAAGGGAGCCTTCACCGGGGCCAAGGAAGGGCGGGCCGGTTTTTTTGAAATCGCCAACGGCGGGACCATTTTTCTTGATGAAATAGGCGATGCCAGTCCGAATATGCAGGCCAAACTGCTGCGTGTGCTGCAATCCAAGGAATTCTGCAAGGTCGGCTCAAGCGTGGTCAATACAGTGGATACCCGCGTTCTGGCTGCTACCCACAAGAATCTCAAGCGGCTGGTGGACGAGGGGTCTTTTCGCGAGGACCTGTATTACCGCCTCAATGTTGTGGATATTCCGGTCCCATCCCTTGCCGAGCGCGGGGATGACATTCTGATCATGATCAGCAGTTTTCTGGACCGTTTTTCCAAAGCCATGCAGCGGCCAACCCTGCGCATGACCGACGAAGCTTTGCAGTCCCTGCGTAATTATTCATGGCCCGGAAACGTGCGTGAACTGGAAAATCTCATCCAGCGGCTGGTAGTCATTGTGGACCATGATCCCATCGAAGTGACCGACCTGCCCGGCAGTATGCGTTTCAGCCTCCCGGTGGAAGGCCGCGTGGATCGCTCTTTGGCCGATGTGGAGCGGGAGCATATCAAAAACGTGCTGGCTATGACCAATAACAATAAGACAAGGGCTGCGGAAATTCTCGGCATCAACCGCAAGACTCTGCGTGAGAAGCTGAAGCGGATGGAGGAGGAAGGTTAG
- a CDS encoding response regulator yields MTSSDKQIKLLIVDDEVGFAEVLRKRLGRRGIEVETAYRGEDAVRMLKEKHFDVALLDLKLEGMDGIEILKVFKMLDPDLPVLMLTGHGCEKAAAESVRLGVADYLSKPIEFSLLLEKVEQAYNRKEVPDGQNKGSSG; encoded by the coding sequence ATGACCAGTAGCGATAAGCAGATAAAACTTCTCATAGTCGACGACGAAGTCGGTTTTGCTGAAGTATTGCGCAAGCGTCTGGGGCGGCGGGGCATTGAGGTTGAAACCGCATACAGAGGAGAAGACGCGGTCCGGATGCTGAAGGAAAAGCATTTTGACGTAGCCCTGCTTGATCTCAAGCTCGAAGGAATGGACGGGATAGAGATTTTAAAGGTTTTCAAAATGCTGGACCCGGATCTGCCGGTTTTGATGCTTACCGGACACGGCTGCGAAAAGGCTGCTGCGGAAAGTGTCAGGCTGGGGGTTGCGGACTATCTTTCGAAGCCGATCGAGTTCAGCCTGCTGCTAGAAAAAGTAGAGCAGGCATACAACCGCAAGGAGGTGCCCGATGGACAGAATAAGGGTTCTTCTGGTTGA
- a CDS encoding response regulator, with product MDRIRVLLVDDEVDFSRVLARRLGRRGLNVITASGADEAVLALKEHPVDVVLLDIKMPGRDGVQLLGEIKRQYPGIAVVMLTAHAESDLIISCMAMGACDYLLKPTDADEIVLKLKDAALGCNNQ from the coding sequence ATGGACAGAATAAGGGTTCTTCTGGTTGATGATGAAGTTGATTTTTCCCGTGTCCTAGCCCGCAGGCTGGGAAGGCGGGGGCTGAACGTAATCACGGCTTCCGGAGCCGACGAGGCCGTACTGGCCCTGAAGGAACACCCGGTGGACGTGGTGCTGCTGGATATAAAAATGCCCGGCAGGGACGGAGTCCAGCTGCTTGGAGAAATAAAAAGGCAGTATCCCGGAATAGCGGTCGTAATGCTTACGGCCCACGCTGAATCGGATCTGATCATTTCCTGCATGGCTATGGGAGCCTGTGATTATCTCCTGAAGCCGACTGATGCGGATGAAATTGTCCTGAAGCTCAAGGATGCCGCCTTAGGATGTAACAACCAATGA
- a CDS encoding iron-containing alcohol dehydrogenase — translation MNFQFSTAPKIVFGPDSARSIPEYAKEMGNKVCLVTGKSPQRIQWLVDALQEKGSDLHIISISGEPDTKLIAGQVTDARAMGCDVVVAVGGGSVLDAGKAIAALIPNKRDLLDYLEVVGKGQALDEKPLPLIAAPTTSGTGSEATANAVLLSAENKVKVSLRSTDMIPDIAVVDPLLTLSAPPAVTGATGLDALTQLMESFVSRFNSPMTDALCREGLRHGAKSLLKAYKDGDNVEARTDMALASLFSGITLANAKLGAVHGFAAPLGGEFKAPHGAVCAALLPYVMEINIRVLKERDPQNPALAAYTETAKILTGNNSAQAADGIEWIKDICAEMKIPGLGEIGVQEKDFKSVAAKAARASSMKGNPIELTEDELLEILEKAL, via the coding sequence ATGAATTTTCAATTTTCCACCGCACCCAAAATCGTCTTCGGCCCGGACTCCGCCCGCTCCATTCCTGAATATGCCAAGGAAATGGGTAATAAAGTCTGCCTTGTAACCGGAAAATCTCCGCAAAGGATTCAATGGCTCGTTGACGCTTTGCAGGAAAAAGGCTCGGACCTGCATATTATTTCCATCTCCGGGGAACCGGATACTAAGCTCATTGCCGGACAGGTCACTGATGCCCGCGCAATGGGTTGCGATGTAGTCGTTGCCGTAGGCGGCGGCAGTGTGCTGGACGCAGGTAAGGCCATTGCCGCACTTATCCCCAACAAACGTGATCTGCTGGATTATCTGGAAGTGGTCGGCAAAGGACAGGCTCTCGACGAAAAGCCCCTGCCGCTTATCGCAGCCCCGACCACATCAGGCACCGGGTCGGAAGCAACCGCCAATGCGGTACTGCTCAGCGCGGAAAACAAGGTCAAAGTCAGCCTGCGCTCAACGGACATGATCCCGGACATTGCGGTGGTCGATCCCCTGCTGACTCTCTCCGCGCCCCCGGCAGTGACCGGAGCTACCGGGCTGGACGCTTTGACCCAGCTAATGGAATCCTTTGTTTCCCGCTTCAATTCACCCATGACCGATGCACTCTGCCGCGAGGGATTGAGACACGGGGCGAAATCCCTGCTCAAAGCATACAAAGACGGAGATAACGTGGAGGCCCGCACGGACATGGCCCTGGCAAGCCTCTTTTCCGGCATAACCCTCGCCAACGCCAAGCTGGGCGCAGTGCACGGATTTGCCGCCCCGCTGGGAGGGGAATTCAAAGCTCCGCACGGAGCGGTCTGCGCCGCCCTGCTTCCATATGTTATGGAGATAAACATCCGTGTCCTGAAAGAACGCGATCCGCAAAACCCGGCCCTTGCCGCTTATACTGAAACCGCAAAAATCCTGACCGGAAACAATTCCGCTCAGGCAGCCGACGGCATCGAGTGGATAAAAGACATCTGTGCTGAAATGAAAATCCCCGGACTGGGGGAAATCGGCGTGCAGGAAAAAGATTTCAAATCCGTGGCCGCAAAAGCCGCAAGGGCCAGCAGCATGAAGGGTAATCCCATTGAACTTACGGAAGATGAATTGCTGGAAATTTTAGAGAAGGCCCTTTAA
- a CDS encoding radical SAM/SPASM family putative metalloenzyme maturase: MLKQTTGGPLEKFPAAFREYPARLQVEVTTRCNMNCSMCVKYAPESDIPETDISLEDFKKLGPALEHCEKLVLNGIGEPLLHPGLAAMAAFARERMPKHGSIGFQTNGLLFTEARARELVEAGVDTFCISVDSVDSSVSGGELHGQSSTERLAHTFALLKQAAEHSGSQIKLGAEFVLMADTYKQLPDVIRWAAGQGAEFVLCSHVLAYHESMQEQSLFNPNTPAATELFDKWNDIARDQGQDLQNYFSFVWNPGRSMKREKLFDLIREMRADAELRGIWINLRNLADWDQRRRTDEYQQLLDIYAYSEELAAELGVDLRLPPLMAENELSCSFVEEGAAFITSNGDVSPCQFLWHSCTCYLDGSEKLLRQKKFGNIKGVEISEIWDSVPYKVFRSDVLEYEYPYCSNCPMAPCDDIIGRSTEFECDCLGVEVPCGHCPWAMGGLQCLM; encoded by the coding sequence ATGTTGAAACAAACCACGGGCGGGCCGCTTGAAAAATTTCCTGCAGCTTTTCGGGAATACCCGGCAAGGCTGCAGGTGGAGGTCACCACCCGCTGCAATATGAACTGCTCCATGTGTGTGAAATATGCACCGGAGAGCGATATTCCTGAAACCGATATCAGTCTGGAAGATTTCAAGAAGCTTGGCCCTGCCTTGGAGCATTGTGAGAAGCTGGTTCTGAACGGCATCGGCGAACCCCTGCTGCATCCTGGTCTTGCGGCCATGGCAGCCTTTGCCCGTGAGCGTATGCCCAAGCACGGTTCCATCGGATTTCAGACCAACGGGCTGCTTTTTACTGAAGCAAGGGCGCGGGAACTGGTGGAAGCCGGAGTGGACACCTTCTGCATCTCAGTTGACTCCGTTGATTCTTCGGTTAGCGGCGGCGAACTGCACGGGCAGTCCAGTACGGAAAGACTGGCTCACACTTTCGCGCTGCTCAAGCAGGCGGCAGAACATAGCGGCAGCCAGATCAAGCTGGGCGCAGAATTTGTCCTCATGGCTGATACATATAAACAATTGCCTGATGTCATCCGCTGGGCTGCGGGGCAGGGTGCGGAGTTTGTGCTTTGTTCACACGTGCTGGCCTACCACGAATCCATGCAGGAGCAATCACTGTTCAATCCCAATACCCCTGCTGCAACTGAACTGTTTGATAAGTGGAATGATATTGCCCGTGATCAGGGGCAGGATCTGCAGAATTATTTCAGCTTTGTCTGGAATCCGGGCCGGAGTATGAAGCGTGAAAAGCTTTTTGATCTTATCCGCGAGATGCGTGCCGATGCGGAGCTTCGCGGAATCTGGATAAATCTGCGCAATCTGGCGGACTGGGATCAGCGTCGTCGCACTGACGAGTATCAACAGCTGCTGGATATTTATGCTTATTCGGAAGAACTGGCCGCTGAACTGGGAGTTGATTTACGCTTGCCGCCGCTTATGGCTGAAAATGAACTGAGCTGTTCATTTGTGGAAGAAGGTGCCGCGTTCATCACTTCAAACGGCGATGTTTCGCCCTGCCAGTTTCTCTGGCACAGCTGTACCTGTTATCTGGACGGCAGCGAAAAGCTGCTTCGTCAGAAAAAATTCGGGAATATCAAAGGCGTGGAAATCAGTGAAATATGGGATTCGGTGCCTTACAAAGTCTTTCGCTCGGACGTGCTGGAGTACGAATATCCCTACTGCTCAAACTGTCCCATGGCTCCCTGTGATGATATCATCGGGCGCAGCACTGAATTTGAATGTGACTGCCTTGGAGTTGAGGTCCCCTGCGGGCACTGTCCGTGGGCCATGGGCGGGCTGCAATGCCTGATGTGA